In one Pseudomonas sp. 31-12 genomic region, the following are encoded:
- a CDS encoding aldehyde dehydrogenase family protein encodes MTFPTALDGLYINGQWSAGNEHLRVINPATEALLTTVNGGDEKAVDQAVTAATQAFGEWSKTTGTERGAILRRIAAGVQAGRDHLMKLQSSNNGKPLFEAAIDVDDVIATFEYYAGLAERLDAQQDSNVELPTDDFSARVRREPCGVVGLIVPWNFPMVTTAWKLAPALAAGCCVVLKPSEVTPLSELELAAIIAEAGLPAGVFNLVCGTGLAVGAPLSADPRIAKISFTGSNAVGVQVMQRAAETVKGVSLELGGKSSLLVLADADIELAVEVACGGGFFNAGQMCSATSRVLVADELADEFLIRLKARAEAIRVADPFDSNVEMGALVNQAQYQRVLGHIDRGLSAGAKLVCGGNRPADLSRGYFLQPTIFTEVPLDSALWCEEIFGPVICVRSFASEAEAIALANDSQFGLVASVVTRDTEAADRVANALQAGLVWINAPQVIFPQTAWGGYKQSSIGRELGPWGMQAFQEIKHVIRAV; translated from the coding sequence ATGACTTTCCCAACGGCGCTGGACGGTCTCTACATCAACGGCCAATGGTCGGCTGGCAACGAACATTTGCGCGTGATCAACCCGGCCACCGAAGCCTTGTTGACCACCGTGAATGGCGGCGATGAAAAAGCCGTCGATCAAGCCGTCACTGCCGCCACCCAGGCGTTCGGCGAATGGTCGAAAACCACCGGCACTGAGCGCGGCGCAATCCTGCGCAGAATCGCCGCAGGTGTTCAGGCCGGGCGTGACCACTTGATGAAGTTGCAGTCGAGCAACAACGGCAAACCGCTGTTCGAAGCCGCCATCGACGTCGATGACGTGATCGCCACGTTCGAGTATTACGCCGGTCTGGCCGAACGCCTCGATGCCCAGCAAGACAGCAATGTCGAGCTGCCCACCGACGACTTCAGTGCTCGTGTGCGCCGTGAGCCGTGCGGCGTGGTGGGCCTGATCGTGCCGTGGAATTTCCCGATGGTCACCACCGCCTGGAAACTTGCTCCGGCGCTGGCCGCCGGCTGCTGCGTGGTGCTCAAACCGTCCGAAGTCACGCCGCTGTCGGAGCTGGAACTGGCCGCGATCATCGCTGAAGCCGGCTTGCCCGCTGGTGTATTCAACCTGGTCTGTGGCACCGGTCTGGCCGTTGGTGCGCCGCTGTCGGCCGATCCGCGTATCGCCAAGATCTCCTTCACCGGCAGCAACGCGGTCGGCGTCCAGGTGATGCAACGTGCGGCGGAAACCGTGAAAGGCGTGAGCCTGGAACTGGGCGGCAAATCCTCGCTGCTAGTGCTCGCCGATGCTGACATCGAACTGGCGGTGGAAGTGGCCTGTGGCGGCGGCTTTTTCAACGCCGGGCAGATGTGCTCCGCCACCAGCCGCGTGCTGGTCGCTGATGAACTGGCAGATGAATTCCTCATCCGATTGAAGGCCCGCGCCGAAGCCATTCGCGTCGCCGACCCGTTCGACTCGAACGTGGAAATGGGCGCGCTGGTCAATCAGGCGCAATACCAGCGAGTGCTGGGCCACATCGATCGTGGTTTGAGCGCTGGCGCCAAGCTGGTTTGCGGTGGCAATCGCCCGGCAGACCTGTCCCGCGGCTATTTTTTGCAGCCGACGATTTTCACTGAAGTGCCCCTCGACAGTGCGTTGTGGTGTGAAGAGATTTTCGGGCCGGTGATCTGCGTGCGCAGTTTTGCCTCCGAGGCCGAGGCGATTGCCCTGGCCAACGACAGCCAGTTCGGTCTGGTGGCCAGCGTCGTCACCCGCGACACCGAAGCGGCGGATCGGGTCGCCAACGCCTTGCAGGCGGGGCTGGTGTGGATCAACGCGCCGCAAGTGATCTTCCCGCAGACCGCCTGGGGTGGCTACAAACAGAGCAGCATCGGCCGCGAATTGGGGCCGTGGGGCATGCAGGCTTTCCAGGAAATCAAACACGTGATTCGCGCCGTCTGA
- a CDS encoding 5-guanidino-2-oxopentanoate decarboxylase has translation MATCGEVLVKLLEDYGVEQVFGIPGVHTVELYRGLARSSINHVTPRHEQGAGFMADGYARTSGKPGVCFIITGPGMTNITTAMGQAYADSIPMLVISSVQSRSQLGGGRGKLHELPNQSALVGGVAAFSHTLMSAAELPGVLARAFALFQAGRPRPVHIEIPLDVLVEEANDLLASLPVNIDRAGASPSAISRMTALLAGAKRPLILAGGGAIDAATELTELAELLDAPVALTINAKGMLQSNHPLLIGSTQSLVATRALVAEADVVLAIGTELAETDYDVTFAGGFEIPGVLLRIDIDPDQTVRNYPPKVALVADSRNAAQALLSELSKHSLAERRNDWGQVRAARLREDLAATWDAPTLAQTRFLETVLHELPDAVFVGDSTQPVYTGNLTFNPERPRRWFNSSTGYGTLGYALPAAIGAWLGGSVEHGARPPVVCLIGDGGLQFTLPELASAVEARTPVIVLLWNNQGYEEIKKYMVNRAIEPVGVDIYTPDFIGVAKALGCAAEAVNGVEQLRSALRTAADRQGPTLIEIDQTSWMKAVSK, from the coding sequence ATGGCGACGTGCGGCGAAGTATTGGTCAAGTTACTCGAAGATTACGGGGTCGAGCAGGTGTTCGGCATTCCCGGGGTGCACACCGTGGAGCTGTATCGCGGGCTGGCCCGTTCGAGCATCAACCACGTCACGCCGCGTCACGAACAGGGCGCCGGCTTCATGGCCGACGGTTATGCGCGCACCAGCGGCAAACCGGGTGTGTGCTTCATCATCACCGGCCCTGGCATGACCAACATCACCACCGCGATGGGCCAGGCGTATGCCGACTCGATCCCGATGCTGGTGATCTCCAGCGTGCAATCGCGCAGCCAGTTGGGCGGCGGTCGTGGCAAGCTCCACGAGCTGCCAAACCAGAGTGCGCTGGTCGGCGGCGTGGCGGCGTTCTCCCACACCCTGATGTCGGCAGCGGAATTGCCGGGCGTGCTGGCCCGTGCATTTGCACTGTTCCAGGCTGGCCGTCCACGTCCTGTGCATATCGAAATTCCACTGGACGTGCTGGTCGAAGAGGCCAATGACCTGCTCGCCAGTCTGCCAGTGAACATCGACCGCGCCGGCGCTTCTCCGAGTGCGATCAGCCGCATGACCGCGCTGCTGGCCGGCGCCAAGCGTCCACTGATTCTTGCCGGTGGCGGTGCCATCGATGCGGCCACCGAGTTGACCGAGTTGGCCGAACTGCTCGACGCGCCAGTGGCCCTGACCATCAATGCCAAAGGCATGCTCCAATCCAATCACCCGTTGTTGATCGGTTCGACCCAAAGCCTGGTTGCGACCCGCGCCTTGGTGGCCGAGGCCGACGTGGTGCTGGCCATCGGTACCGAACTGGCCGAGACCGATTACGACGTCACGTTTGCCGGCGGTTTCGAGATTCCTGGCGTGCTGCTGCGCATCGATATCGATCCCGACCAGACCGTGCGCAATTATCCGCCGAAAGTCGCCCTGGTGGCTGACTCGCGCAACGCCGCGCAAGCCTTGCTCAGTGAACTGTCCAAACACTCGCTGGCCGAGCGCCGCAACGATTGGGGCCAGGTCCGTGCCGCGCGTTTGCGCGAAGACCTCGCCGCCACTTGGGACGCCCCGACCCTGGCCCAGACCCGCTTCCTCGAAACCGTTTTGCATGAACTGCCGGACGCGGTGTTCGTCGGCGACTCGACCCAACCGGTGTACACCGGCAACCTGACCTTCAACCCGGAACGCCCGCGTCGCTGGTTCAACTCGTCCACCGGTTACGGCACCCTTGGTTACGCCTTGCCGGCGGCAATCGGCGCCTGGCTCGGTGGCAGCGTTGAACACGGCGCGCGTCCTCCGGTGGTGTGCCTGATCGGTGACGGCGGCCTGCAATTCACCTTGCCGGAACTGGCCAGCGCCGTTGAAGCGCGCACCCCGGTGATCGTCCTGCTGTGGAATAACCAGGGCTACGAAGAGATCAAGAAATACATGGTCAACCGCGCCATCGAACCGGTCGGCGTGGACATCTACACCCCGGACTTCATCGGTGTGGCCAAGGCGCTGGGCTGTGCGGCCGAAGCGGTGAACGGTGTCGAGCAGCTGCGCAGCGCTCTGCGTACTGCCGCCGACCGCCAGGGCCCGACCCTGATTGAAATCGATCAGACTTCGTGGATGAAGGCGGTGTCGAAATGA
- a CDS encoding LysR substrate-binding domain-containing protein, whose product MKRLPPLPALHTFLITAQCCNFTRAAEQLYITQGAVSRQIAGLEEHLGYELFIRQARGLDLTAEGREWLPRVQQIFGLIDEAVEQIGEKRETLQLKAPTCVMRWLLPRLVQWQRERPDVPVELTTTVKHGVDFHREQFDAAVIYGVPPETSLESHRLFDEQLTPVCSRPYLEGPVPLQAPEDLEQHMLLHPTRDERDWKAWLASAEIRLSNVSKGQHFETLDLAMSMASQGTGVAIGDWSLIGDDLSAGRLVMPFELKVKTGLAYYLVFPEKPGPSPKLRELMRWLVEQAQSR is encoded by the coding sequence ATGAAACGATTGCCTCCCCTGCCGGCGCTGCACACTTTTCTGATCACCGCGCAGTGCTGCAACTTCACCCGGGCCGCCGAACAGCTGTACATCACCCAAGGCGCGGTGAGTCGGCAGATCGCCGGGCTGGAAGAACATCTGGGTTATGAACTGTTTATCCGTCAGGCCCGCGGCCTCGACTTGACCGCCGAAGGACGGGAGTGGCTGCCACGGGTGCAGCAGATTTTCGGCTTGATCGACGAGGCGGTCGAGCAGATCGGCGAGAAGCGCGAAACCCTGCAACTCAAGGCCCCGACCTGCGTGATGCGCTGGCTTTTGCCGCGCCTGGTGCAGTGGCAAAGGGAGCGCCCGGACGTGCCGGTGGAATTGACCACCACGGTGAAACACGGCGTGGATTTTCATCGTGAGCAGTTCGACGCGGCGGTGATTTATGGCGTACCGCCGGAGACGTCACTGGAGTCCCATCGGCTGTTCGATGAGCAACTGACGCCGGTCTGCTCCCGGCCGTATCTCGAAGGACCGGTGCCGTTGCAGGCGCCAGAGGATCTGGAACAGCACATGCTGTTGCACCCGACCCGCGATGAGCGCGACTGGAAAGCCTGGCTGGCCAGCGCGGAGATTCGCTTGAGCAATGTCAGTAAGGGCCAGCACTTCGAAACCCTGGACCTGGCGATGTCGATGGCGTCCCAGGGGACCGGTGTGGCGATTGGGGATTGGTCGTTGATTGGCGATGACCTGAGCGCCGGGCGGCTGGTGATGCCGTTTGAACTGAAGGTGAAGACCGGGTTGGCGTATTACCTGGTGTTCCCGGAAAAACCCGGGCCTTCGCCAAAGTTGCGCGAATTGATGCGGTGGTTGGTGGAGCAGGCTCAATCGCGGTGA
- a CDS encoding NAD(P)-dependent oxidoreductase codes for MSKIAIIGATGRAGSQLLEEALRRGHSVTAIARDTSKIGPRAGVVTRNVDALDAEALHAAVEGHDVVISAAHFATLPASAVVGPVKKAGVKRLLVVGGAGSLLLPDGTRVIDSEGFPEAYKAEASAGAEFLGNLRQEQDLDWTFLSPSAEFVEGERTGAFRLGKDDLLVSSAGRSWITFADYAIALIDEVEAPKHSRQRFTVGY; via the coding sequence ATGAGCAAAATCGCAATCATCGGTGCTACCGGCCGTGCCGGCAGCCAATTGCTGGAAGAAGCCCTGCGTCGTGGTCACAGCGTCACCGCCATTGCTCGGGACACTTCAAAGATCGGCCCGCGTGCCGGGGTGGTCACCAGAAACGTCGATGCCCTGGATGCCGAAGCGTTGCACGCCGCCGTCGAAGGCCATGACGTGGTGATCAGTGCGGCGCACTTCGCGACCCTGCCGGCCAGCGCCGTGGTCGGGCCGGTGAAAAAGGCCGGGGTGAAACGCCTGCTGGTGGTAGGAGGTGCGGGTTCGTTGTTGCTGCCGGATGGCACGCGCGTCATCGACAGCGAGGGCTTCCCTGAGGCGTACAAGGCTGAGGCGAGCGCCGGGGCTGAGTTCCTTGGGAACCTGCGCCAGGAACAGGATCTGGACTGGACGTTCCTGTCACCGTCGGCGGAGTTCGTCGAAGGTGAGCGCACGGGTGCGTTTCGGCTGGGCAAGGATGATTTGCTGGTGAGCAGTGCAGGGCGCAGTTGGATCACCTTTGCTGATTATGCGATTGCGCTGATTGATGAAGTCGAAGCGCCGAAGCATTCGCGGCAGCGGTTCACTGTCGGGTATTAA
- a CDS encoding MBL fold metallo-hydrolase — protein sequence MIGFTSLKRILLATATLGFAAHAAAASTLTLDVYNPGDKAIFPVTSVLVSGEKEAILVDAQFGKSQAEQVVEKIRASGKQLTTIYISHGDPDYYFGLDTLTAAFPNAKVLASQPTVDHIKHTVDGKLAFWGPKMGADVPAKTIVPSVLKGDSLMLEGQKLQVVGLDGKQPDRTFVWIPSIKAVVGGVVVAENIHVWMADTQTAQSHADWLATLHAIETLKPKTIVPGHYLGESARSLAAVQFTADYIKAFDEETAKAKDSTALIGAMKKRFPTLGEESSLELSAKVAKGEMKW from the coding sequence ATGATCGGCTTCACCTCTCTCAAGCGCATTTTGCTGGCCACCGCCACCCTCGGCTTCGCGGCCCACGCCGCGGCGGCATCGACCCTGACCCTGGACGTGTACAACCCGGGCGACAAGGCGATCTTCCCGGTGACCTCGGTCCTGGTCAGCGGCGAGAAAGAAGCGATTCTGGTGGACGCGCAATTCGGCAAATCCCAGGCCGAACAGGTGGTCGAGAAGATCCGCGCCAGCGGCAAGCAACTGACCACTATCTACATCAGCCATGGCGACCCTGATTACTACTTCGGCCTCGACACCCTGACCGCGGCATTCCCAAACGCCAAGGTGCTGGCCTCGCAGCCCACCGTGGATCACATCAAGCACACCGTCGACGGCAAACTGGCGTTCTGGGGCCCGAAAATGGGCGCCGACGTGCCGGCCAAAACCATCGTGCCCAGTGTACTCAAGGGCGACAGCCTGATGCTTGAGGGGCAGAAGTTGCAGGTGGTGGGCCTGGACGGCAAGCAGCCGGATCGCACCTTTGTGTGGATCCCGTCGATCAAGGCCGTGGTCGGTGGCGTGGTCGTCGCCGAAAACATTCATGTGTGGATGGCTGATACACAAACCGCGCAATCCCATGCCGATTGGTTGGCTACGCTGCATGCCATCGAAACGCTGAAACCGAAAACCATCGTGCCGGGGCATTACCTGGGTGAGAGCGCCCGTTCGTTGGCTGCTGTGCAGTTCACCGCCGATTACATCAAGGCCTTCGATGAAGAAACCGCCAAGGCCAAGGATTCCACCGCGCTGATCGGCGCGATGAAAAAACGCTTCCCGACACTGGGCGAAGAAAGCTCGCTGGAGCTGAGCGCGAAAGTCGCCAAAGGCGAGATGAAGTGGTAA
- a CDS encoding LysR family transcriptional regulator: MDRLQAMRVFVSVVDLGSQSAAADHLDLSRPVVSRYLAELEDWVGARLMHRTTRKLSLTAAGSEILPRCRQMLDLSTDMQAAVSEPDEAPRGLLRISVSTSFGQAQLADAMAAYVKRYPGVSIDMQMLDRTVNLVDERIDLAIRTSNDLDPNLIARRLTVCRSVICASPAYLSEHPTPQRVEDLSQHNCLTHSYFGKSLWHFEEDGEPVSVPVQGNISANEASTLLRATLAGAGVAMLPSYQAGVHLHSGELVRLLPHAEPRQMSVYAVYASRKHMPAALRSMLDFLVLRFPEEPSWDIGL; the protein is encoded by the coding sequence ATGGATCGTCTACAAGCAATGCGGGTGTTTGTGTCAGTGGTCGACCTCGGCAGCCAGTCGGCCGCCGCCGATCATCTGGACCTGTCACGGCCGGTGGTTTCGCGTTATCTGGCGGAGCTGGAAGACTGGGTCGGCGCACGCCTGATGCACCGCACCACGCGAAAACTGAGCCTGACCGCCGCTGGCAGTGAAATCCTGCCCCGTTGTCGGCAGATGCTCGACCTGTCCACCGACATGCAAGCCGCCGTCAGCGAGCCGGACGAGGCGCCACGCGGCCTGCTGCGCATCAGCGTCAGCACCTCGTTCGGCCAGGCGCAACTGGCGGATGCCATGGCCGCGTACGTCAAACGCTATCCTGGCGTGAGCATCGACATGCAGATGCTCGACCGCACGGTGAACCTGGTGGATGAACGCATCGACCTGGCGATCCGCACCAGCAACGACCTGGACCCAAACCTGATCGCCCGGCGACTGACGGTCTGCCGCTCGGTGATCTGCGCCTCCCCGGCTTACCTGAGCGAACACCCGACACCGCAACGCGTCGAGGACTTGAGTCAGCACAACTGCCTGACTCACTCCTATTTCGGCAAAAGCCTGTGGCATTTCGAGGAGGACGGCGAACCGGTGTCGGTGCCGGTGCAGGGCAACATCAGCGCCAACGAAGCCAGCACGCTGCTGCGCGCCACCCTCGCCGGGGCGGGTGTGGCGATGCTGCCCAGTTATCAGGCGGGCGTGCATCTCCACAGTGGCGAGCTAGTTCGCCTGCTGCCCCACGCCGAACCACGACAGATGAGCGTTTACGCGGTGTATGCCTCACGCAAACACATGCCAGCGGCGCTGCGCAGCATGCTGGATTTTCTGGTGCTCAGATTCCCTGAAGAACCGTCATGGGATATCGGCCTGTAA
- a CDS encoding helix-turn-helix domain-containing protein, with protein MNKPDLPSIPVFKLYGESLDWPTPDLLHCETISKRSREHQWEIKPHRHADLCQLLFVFKGQAELEIEGKHTQLTEPAILILPPLSVHGYRFSEDVEGFVVTLAAPLVAHLQAQLGNSVNALAQAESYPAGKESEYLNSLFSALQDEYTGHQPAREMLMHSLVSVIMVWVSRQVITRRAASQRPQRAREYLNGFIQLVEETYRQHVKVEDLAHRLGISVSHLNGTCRELAGQPALQIMHERQLLEAKRLLTYTSMTIYEMSDVLGFSDPTNFTRLFRRRVGISPKAFRDRLKADQDNEA; from the coding sequence ATGAACAAGCCTGACCTGCCTTCGATTCCAGTGTTCAAGCTCTACGGTGAAAGCCTGGACTGGCCGACCCCCGACTTGCTGCACTGTGAAACCATTTCCAAACGCAGCCGCGAACACCAATGGGAAATCAAACCCCACCGTCACGCCGATTTGTGCCAGTTGCTCTTCGTATTCAAAGGTCAGGCAGAGCTTGAAATCGAAGGCAAACACACGCAACTGACAGAACCGGCCATCCTGATCCTGCCGCCGTTATCGGTGCACGGCTACCGGTTTTCCGAGGACGTCGAAGGGTTCGTCGTGACCCTCGCCGCGCCGCTGGTTGCCCATCTTCAGGCGCAGCTGGGCAACTCGGTGAACGCGTTGGCCCAGGCCGAAAGTTACCCGGCGGGCAAGGAAAGCGAGTACCTCAACAGCCTGTTTTCGGCGCTGCAAGACGAATATACCGGCCATCAGCCTGCGCGCGAGATGCTCATGCATTCGCTGGTCAGCGTGATCATGGTGTGGGTGAGTCGTCAGGTGATTACGCGTCGTGCCGCCAGCCAGCGTCCGCAACGGGCCCGGGAATACCTCAACGGTTTTATCCAGTTGGTGGAAGAGACTTACCGCCAGCACGTCAAGGTCGAGGACTTGGCGCATCGACTGGGGATTTCCGTGTCGCACCTCAACGGCACCTGCCGTGAGCTGGCGGGGCAACCGGCGTTGCAGATCATGCACGAACGTCAGTTGCTGGAGGCCAAGCGCTTGCTGACCTACACCAGCATGACCATTTACGAAATGTCTGACGTGTTGGGGTTTTCCGATCCGACCAACTTCACACGCCTGTTCCGGCGTCGAGTGGGGATCTCGCCCAAGGCTTTTCGCGACCGCTTGAAGGCCGATCAGGACAACGAGGCCTGA
- the pobA gene encoding 4-hydroxybenzoate 3-monooxygenase, protein MKTQIAIIGAGPSGLLLGQLLHNAGIDTLILERQTPDYVLGRIRAGVLEQGMVELLRQAGVGHRMDTEGLVHGGFELALDGRRVHIDLHALTGGKTVMIYGQTEVTRDLMAARREAGAQTIYQADNVVPHGMKTAEPFVTFEKNGETYRLDCDYIAGCDGFHGVARQSIPSECVKVFERVYPFGWLGILADTPPVHEELVYARHERGFALCSMRSATRTRYYLQVPADEKVEDWPDQRFWDELKSRLPSALADSLVTGPSIEKSIAPLRSFVVEPMQYGRMFLVGDAAHIVPPTGAKGLNLAASDVSTLFTILQKVYSEGRVDLLEKYSEICLRRVWKAERFSWWMTSMLHRFDDHDAFSQRISESELDYFVDSEAGRKTIAENYVGLPYEAIE, encoded by the coding sequence CTGAAAACCCAAATAGCCATCATTGGCGCCGGCCCCTCCGGTTTGCTGCTCGGCCAGTTGCTGCATAATGCCGGAATCGACACCTTGATCCTCGAACGCCAGACCCCGGACTATGTGCTCGGCCGAATCCGCGCCGGTGTCCTCGAACAAGGCATGGTAGAGCTGTTGCGACAGGCCGGGGTGGGTCATCGCATGGACACCGAAGGGCTGGTCCATGGCGGCTTCGAACTGGCCCTCGACGGACGTCGGGTACACATCGATCTGCACGCCCTGACCGGTGGCAAAACCGTGATGATCTATGGCCAGACCGAGGTCACCCGGGACCTGATGGCCGCTCGTCGGGAGGCAGGCGCGCAGACGATTTACCAGGCCGACAACGTCGTACCCCACGGGATGAAAACCGCAGAACCGTTCGTGACGTTTGAGAAGAATGGCGAGACGTATCGCCTCGACTGCGACTACATCGCCGGGTGCGACGGTTTCCATGGCGTGGCGCGACAATCGATTCCTTCCGAGTGCGTGAAGGTTTTCGAGCGGGTCTATCCGTTTGGCTGGCTGGGGATTCTCGCCGATACGCCGCCGGTCCACGAGGAGTTGGTCTACGCCCGCCACGAGCGCGGTTTTGCCCTGTGCAGCATGCGCTCGGCGACCCGCACGCGTTATTACCTGCAGGTGCCGGCGGACGAAAAGGTCGAAGACTGGCCGGATCAGCGCTTCTGGGATGAGCTCAAATCGCGCCTGCCTTCTGCGTTGGCCGACTCCCTGGTGACCGGGCCGTCCATCGAAAAGAGCATCGCGCCGCTGCGCAGTTTTGTGGTCGAGCCGATGCAGTACGGGCGGATGTTCCTGGTCGGCGACGCCGCGCACATCGTCCCGCCCACCGGCGCCAAAGGCCTGAACCTGGCGGCCAGCGACGTCAGCACCTTGTTCACCATTTTGCAGAAGGTTTACAGCGAAGGGCGTGTGGACTTGCTGGAAAAATACTCTGAAATTTGCCTGCGCCGGGTCTGGAAAGCCGAACGGTTTTCCTGGTGGATGACCTCGATGCTGCACCGCTTCGACGATCACGACGCCTTCAGCCAGCGCATCAGCGAGTCGGAACTGGACTATTTCGTCGACTCCGAGGCCGGTCGAAAAACCATTGCAGAAAATTACGTCGGGCTTCCTTATGAGGCTATCGAATAG
- a CDS encoding MDR family MFS transporter codes for MTNLSQPETPKPAIRSVLIALMLAIFLGALDQTIVAVSMPAISAQFKDVSLLAWVISGYMVAMTVAVPIYGKLGDLYGRRKLMLFGMGLFTLASLFCGMAQSMEQLVLARIIQGIGAGGMISVSQAIIGDIVPPRERGRYQGYFSSMYAVASVAGPVLGGYMTEYLSWRWVFLINLPLGLGAWLVANRTLVGLPVPQRQPIIDYLGTLLLIIGLTALLLGITEVGQGHSWRSAEVLGLLGCAVLVLALFVWHERRAREPLLPMHLFANRNAILCWCTIFFTSFQAISLIVLMPLRFQSVTGAGADSAALHLLPLAMGLPIGAYFAGRRTSVTGRYKPMILTGAVLMPISILGMALSPPQAFLFSSLFMLLSGIASGMQFPTSLVGTQNSVEQRDIGVATSTTNLFRSLGGAVGVALMSALLLALLQDSSFVHLAGSSVIAEGRSGNVLLDGLNAAPGEAQNALRAELLLTFRHLLMVSAAVSLLGLAAAVAMPNRVLRGREDKVR; via the coding sequence GTGACCAATCTCAGCCAGCCTGAAACGCCCAAACCGGCCATTCGCAGCGTGTTGATCGCCCTGATGCTGGCGATCTTTCTTGGCGCGCTGGACCAGACCATCGTCGCCGTTTCAATGCCGGCCATCTCCGCGCAATTCAAGGACGTCAGCCTGCTGGCCTGGGTGATATCCGGCTACATGGTAGCGATGACTGTAGCGGTGCCGATCTACGGCAAACTCGGCGATCTGTACGGCCGACGCAAGTTGATGCTGTTTGGCATGGGGCTGTTCACCCTCGCCTCGTTGTTCTGCGGCATGGCCCAGAGCATGGAGCAACTGGTGCTGGCGCGGATCATCCAGGGCATCGGCGCGGGCGGGATGATTTCGGTCAGCCAGGCGATCATCGGCGACATCGTCCCGCCCCGGGAACGTGGTCGTTATCAGGGATATTTCAGCAGCATGTACGCGGTGGCCAGTGTCGCCGGCCCGGTGCTCGGCGGCTACATGACCGAATACCTGTCATGGCGCTGGGTGTTTCTGATCAACCTGCCGCTGGGCCTGGGTGCCTGGCTGGTGGCCAATCGCACGCTGGTGGGTTTGCCGGTGCCACAACGCCAACCGATCATCGATTACCTCGGCACGCTGCTGCTGATCATCGGTTTGACCGCTTTGCTGCTGGGCATCACTGAAGTCGGTCAGGGTCATTCGTGGCGCAGCGCCGAAGTGCTGGGCCTGCTCGGGTGTGCGGTGCTGGTGCTGGCGCTGTTCGTCTGGCATGAGCGCCGGGCGCGGGAGCCGTTGCTGCCGATGCACCTGTTTGCCAACCGCAACGCGATCCTGTGCTGGTGCACGATTTTCTTCACCAGTTTCCAGGCCATCTCGCTGATTGTGTTGATGCCGCTGCGCTTCCAGAGCGTCACCGGCGCCGGGGCCGACAGCGCCGCACTGCACTTGTTGCCGCTGGCCATGGGCTTGCCGATCGGGGCTTATTTCGCCGGGCGCCGCACGTCGGTGACCGGGCGCTACAAACCGATGATCCTGACGGGTGCGGTGCTGATGCCGATCTCGATTCTCGGCATGGCGTTAAGTCCGCCCCAGGCCTTCTTGTTCAGCAGTCTGTTTATGTTGCTCAGCGGAATCGCCAGTGGCATGCAATTTCCGACGTCCCTGGTCGGCACGCAGAATTCGGTGGAACAACGGGATATCGGCGTCGCCACCAGCACCACCAACCTGTTCCGCTCGCTGGGTGGCGCGGTCGGTGTGGCGCTGATGTCGGCGTTGCTGCTGGCGTTGTTGCAGGATTCGAGCTTCGTCCACTTGGCTGGCTCGTCCGTGATTGCAGAGGGCCGGTCGGGGAATGTATTGCTGGATGGCTTGAACGCTGCGCCGGGGGAGGCGCAGAACGCCCTGCGCGCTGAGTTGCTGCTGACCTTTCGGCATTTGCTGATGGTCAGTGCGGCGGTGTCGTTGCTGGGGTTGGCGGCGGCGGTTGCGATGCCGAACAGGGTGTTGCGGGGGCGAGAAGATAAGGTTCGGTAG
- a CDS encoding cache domain-containing protein — MGVLHKLAVLGGMLLLCVGQVQAATAEKDDSQAAKALLEKALAYYHDNGDKAFAAFSRQGEFVDKDRYVFVVDTKGVMLASGGPSSALIGRDVSETLGPDLQKAFKDALKVPEGNGIQQAEYRWQNWSDGKVERKHVFYQRVGQRILAVGYYLPRASAEQAMALLNKAATDLTKDEKGTLTAINSLKGGYLQDDLYVFVVDLDTQRYVAHGTNLRLINTDFGKIKDPEGKPVGEPILALIAKQDYGEYEYRWKNPVTGKVEDKHAYLKKVGHFLVAVGYYSP, encoded by the coding sequence CGGAAAAGGACGACAGCCAGGCCGCCAAAGCCTTGCTGGAAAAAGCCCTGGCTTACTACCACGACAACGGCGACAAGGCCTTCGCGGCGTTCAGCCGTCAGGGCGAGTTTGTTGACAAGGATCGTTACGTCTTCGTGGTCGATACCAAAGGCGTGATGCTCGCCAGCGGCGGGCCGTCTTCGGCGTTGATCGGGCGTGATGTGTCTGAAACCCTGGGGCCGGATTTGCAGAAAGCCTTCAAGGACGCCTTGAAAGTGCCGGAGGGCAATGGCATCCAGCAGGCCGAATACCGCTGGCAGAACTGGTCCGACGGCAAGGTCGAGCGCAAGCATGTGTTCTATCAGCGCGTTGGCCAGCGGATTCTGGCCGTGGGTTACTACTTGCCACGGGCATCGGCGGAGCAGGCAATGGCCTTGCTGAACAAAGCGGCGACCGACCTGACCAAGGACGAAAAGGGCACGCTGACCGCGATCAATTCCCTCAAGGGCGGTTACTTGCAGGATGACCTGTACGTATTCGTCGTAGATCTGGACACCCAGCGCTACGTGGCCCACGGCACCAACTTGCGGCTGATCAACACCGACTTCGGCAAGATCAAGGACCCGGAAGGCAAACCGGTGGGCGAGCCAATCCTGGCGTTGATTGCCAAACAGGATTACGGCGAATACGAATACCGCTGGAAAAATCCGGTGACCGGAAAGGTTGAGGACAAGCATGCCTACTTGAAAAAGGTCGGGCATTTTCTGGTGGCGGTGGGTTACTACAGCCCTTGA